Below is a genomic region from Dryobates pubescens isolate bDryPub1 chromosome 33, bDryPub1.pri, whole genome shotgun sequence.
GGAACTGGGGCCTATGGTTAACCTCCGAAATGAGGTCAGAATCATATTAAATCAGGACATGAAGATGACAAACTTTAGAGCTGTCAATAAAAAATACTTCCTCCTTCAAGATAACAACTGATCTAGATTTTCTTCTCTAAAATGAAATCAACTATATACAGCTAATGAAATGCTATTCTTTAAAACTAATAGTTGTAATCTACTAAAAAAGGCTCCTGTAAACAATTTAACTCCTTGATGTACCTATGATTGATTTGAGAAGTTTGGTCCAATAATGAGCACAAGCAAGACCAGAAGACTcaggagaaaaagcaaaggCATCAATAGCCCTTTTCAAATCTGTCAAGTCTCTTCAGGCTatcagaaaggaaagggagtaGTTGGCCATTCAGtttaaaagcaaaagcagtCCAATTCTTTTAAACTGCAAAGATCATTCTTCAGGTCAAAGCTGACAAAAGAGATTAAAACCCTCAAAGCATCAGTTCATATTCATCTGAAATTCAAGTCTCTGTAGAAATGCCACATTTAACAATGTTTATTTCAGAAGGTAAGGAGTTGTTTCATTGTATCAATCAATATACGATCTTATCATCTGTAATTTCTTTTAACTGTTTTTCATCTTCACATCTTGAATTCCTTGAGGGAACTTTGTTTCTTCCAGAAGCAAGTCTTGAGGTAAGCTGCCCTCATTTTCCACTGAGATCCGAATTTCAGTTTCATTTTTCAAgaggttttcttcttttgaaaGGGGAATCTTTTCCCCTGCTGGAGAATGCTTGAGAGTGTTGCCACAATCCATACTAGTTGAACTAGGCTGTTCTGGGAACTGGGAACTGCAGTCTGGACTACACACTTTAACAATACAAGTCACATTCACCTGCGTTCCTCCATTACCAGAATGTTCTGtcaaataaacagaaaacacaTTAAACACGGAAGAATGAAAGCCAGAAGAGGATGGTTGgattgggaggtggtggagtttaaGGAGcctgtagatgtggcacttcaggatacaGATGGTGGTCATTAGTTGGGTTACAGTTGAACTCGATGTTAAGGTCTTCTctagccttagtgattctgtgattaaagttCAAAGAGACACTAAATATCTTCTTGCTTAATTTAGGCAAGCTGGTGGAGTTGGTGCTGTATCATCGTAGGTTTTTTTGATACCATAACTTCTGTGTGTCATccccaaaataaaaaattaatacaGAGCCCTGGCTCACAGCCAACTCCTACCCAACTGTTACTATTTCAGCTGCTTTTGACAATGCTCTTttctcactgctgcctttggcaCTTACTCCCACTCACAGGTAAGAGCTACCATCACACTCATCTCCTAGTCTGCAAATAATTTGTTCCCCACACACTCTACTGTCTCAGGCTGCCAAAacaatcactttttcttttccaaagttACTAAATACCTGTCTCTGAACATGAGTCTGATGTTTTATCCTGCCATTTAAATTTCTGCTAAAAAGACTCATAACTGATAATCAAATTTCAGGAGGTTCTGCATCATTATGATACATTCTTACCTGAActtgcagagctgtgtctgtCTCCGCTGTGAAGCTTACAATGGTCTACATTTGAATGTTGCTGCTGAAATCCTTCTGTTGCTTTCTTTCCATTGTTGTTGCTACTTATTACAGTGACTCTTGCAGATCCGGTTGAATTATTTGGGGAGCTACTGATGGATCCAGACGTTTCCAAGAGATGATGTTCCTCCTGCTCAGAACTGCTGGAGTTTTGCAATCCTGTGTTTCTTACTTTTTTGTCATGCTCTTTTTCTGTAGGGGAAGAAGACTGGAAGATTGGCAGAGAAATGTGTATCATTAATCCTGTTAAACAAACACTAACAAAGAACTGGTCAGGACTTAGCTAAAGAAACCACTGGTAATATCCACTTGCATAGCGATGGCTCATGGTGTTCAACAAAATGAACCCTTCTCCTGAAGGCACCTGCAGTACTTCATAGACTACCCAGGGAAAAAGACTCCTAAATCCCATCTGCTGAACCAGAGCTGTGTGTTACTGCTAATAGTGCCTAACATAGTAAAGATGGCACATTATGTGGGTTAGATAAGGGACAGCTTGCACTCTAGCTTGGGGACCAAACCACCCCATTCTCATTCCTGTGGTACTTCTGCTGTGTAGTTTTCTTCTACTTGTAATTTGGAGGGGTACCTGATTTCTGTGCAACTGCTAAAGAAATGGAGAAGGTGAAAAGAAAGGAGTGACACTCACCAAATCTGCTTTTGTAGTTGGGGGAGagcacacaggggctgcaggggagaaaAGACAATTCATCAGCACCCAAATTTGTTTGCTCAGTCTGCTCTCTTAACTCACCTGACTGATATGCTCTGCTCCTGGAATGAGGTGACTTAAATGTAAGTAACTGCCTTGTCCTCTTGAAAAAAGATAAACTAACTCATATGTTATTAAAGACAAAAGAATCTCCACATTAGTGGAAATTCATCCATATCCAGCCACCAGAACAGCCTTGAAGAGAGATAGCATCTTCTAACACACTAATGTCAGTTAACCACTGGGCTCAAATCAGCAGGAAATAGGGTCATGCTCATTCCAGTATCTACAGATCTGCTTGTTTTCACTTCATGAACCTTACCTTTCTTTTTGGAGACTAAGCAGAATCCCAAACCAGCAATTATCAAGACCAATAACAATGGCCCTGCTACTGAtcctgaaaataaaaaaagataaattctTTAGCAGGTTgatctgacaaaaaaaaaaaatctaattcaAAAGAGGTAAGTTTTGCAGTTTTCCTGGTTTTGACTACGGAAGCTAAATTTAGAAGTATCAGCTGTGTCTGACATTCACATGTGATGCCTCTATTCTCAGACATCAAAGTCTCATTTCAGTCTCTGCCACTTCATAAAATTTGATTCTTCCTGTCCTGAAAAGTGAGGACAGACTTTTGGTTTCAGTCACAAATATATCTTTCCAGGCTAACAAGTTTATTAACTACAAGGCTAGACAGCCCAGAAAGCTCCTAAACACACAGACTTTATGGACAGGTTGTGAAGAGGAGAGAATACATCCACACTTGTCAAGGCTATGAGGACTTCTTGTCTCAGGAAATCCTCacagaagtctccagagaccAGGATGTTTATGAAGTCAGGTTTGCCTCAGTCCAGAATCTAAGATAcaacctcttctcccagctcctcatGGCAGCAATTCTCAGGAAATGCCTTGCATGGTCTAGTTTGGGCTTTTTTAGAAATATTTCTAGATTTACAAGGACTGTGGAATGCACTCTGGCAGTGCAAATGCATAGGTTAAAAACACAACTCACTCCAAGTAGTGTCATACTGAATTCTTCCATCTTAGGTTCTGTTTGGGTATAGTTAATTTGTTGTGGTAAGAAACTGAGAACTAAATGTCAACTTGTTCCCTATGCAGACAAGAATGACTTTAAATGGGTTAATAGCTCACCAATGATATGAGACATCTCAGGTACAGAGTTTAAAATGACAGGTCGAGTTATTATTTGAGGCTGATTGGAAGCTGAGCTTTGGGTCAGGAGCAGGTTCAAAATAGTGTGAGGTAGAGCTGTGGCAACTGCTGTTCTCGAGTCACTGCAAACAGTGTCATTGATGCTGCTTCCAGGAACTGCCACTGATTTACAACTGCAAGGAGCAAAATGAGATGTTAGGAAAGAAAGCAACTCTGTGCACAGTTAGGGTTAGACTGAAACACTGACTTACACTGTGTGTGGTATACAGCTGGTAGCGTAAGATTCCTCACGTGAAAAAGTGCCAGGAGGACAAGGTTTACACTCTGTGTCTGTGCTATCTGTCCCTTCAAACAGAGAAAAATATCCAGTTAGTCATCTAGTGAGAAACAAGAATGAATAAGCAAGGTCTGTGGTACAGATCTGGGAAGTGATAGAGAGGCAGTACACAAAATACAGTTTGCAACTGCTATGGGAGAGATTTGTTTGAaacatccaacccaaacaaacacctGAAATTTAATCAGCTGTTAGTCTGGTTCCCTTGATAGTAAAAACCCACCAAGAGTTTAAAATGTGGCACTGCAGAAAAAGTGGAGGTTTTTCACCAGTCCCTGAGGACTGACCACCCATTCCACTCTGCAGAAGTTCTGTATCTTTCCTAATTATGCTTATTTTCTTAAAAATACACAGTGTTCCACCTCTTTGGATATTATTTATCATCTGGAGACAGCTACATTATCAGTGGTGAATTTCATCAGCTAATAGCAACAGATGAATTCTGCAGGACACCAAGAAGTCATCATTATTTACTGTAAACAAAATTTAACCTGAAGCCCCATTTCAAGGATTTAAGGAGGAACTAAGAGGTCTTGAATCTAAATCACCTGTTAGAGAATAAATCACACAGTAGAGCAACAAAGATGAAATTAGATTGGGGAAATTTATCATATATGGTGGTAACAGACTAAAGGATGTTCTCCCTTTGGAGATGCCTCTTGAGAATAGTTGCACTAATTACTGCCTACCTGCTAAGATAAAGCTGTCACTGAAAAGAATGCATAACTGTATCACTGTAATTTACTGAGTTGGAGGCAGATTCAGAAATATTTGTGGGCTATTAATGCAAAAAATAACCCTCTTCATGTGGTAAAACTCCTGTGTGCTCAGATTGAAATTACCTCTCCTGGAAACTCGGTAACCTTTTCCACATTTGCTGTGCACTTGACATATTTTGCAGTCCTCAGATATTTTCAAAATGCACCACTCATTGGGTGGGCAGCTACAGATTCTGTCCTGTGACCTTGTGCATGCTTGACTCTGCACAAATCCTGGTTTTAAAACAAGAATAAAGCAAGATGGTATTAGCAACATTTACAATCATAGCCTGCAACGTTTCAAGTGGATATGAGATTATGTTCAAACACCACAATGTTACAGCTTCTGGCTAGTACACCCTCTTGAAACAAATATCTTATATGCTCCAACATCTACATTTGCAGAAGTGGTTCCTCTCTCTAGGAAAAGAGAAATTTGCATCTGTATAATGCACACTTGAAACTCTGGACCTGCAGTTGCATTCTATGGTTATTATAATCACAAATATGCACATCTGGAGGCCATACTAAGATTTGTAGCTTATGCTGATCATGCAACTGCATTAAAGTGATTGGAGACCTTACTACAGACATTTTCATACTGTAATTGACCAGCTTTGGAGCTGCTTGAGCTGGCTGTTAGAGTCACAGATGCCTCTTTAATAATTCAAACCTACCTTTCCTGCAGGGTGGTGAGCAGGCAAAGCACTGAGGAGATTGATTCCAAACTGCTGTATAGGTATTGGGTCTACAGGGACTGCACTTTGTGTCCGCTGTGTGACTGCAGCGCTCTGTTCTATATTCACCTAttcaaaacaaaccagagaAAGCATCTCATTGGTGAAAAACACTAGAAAACATTTAAGCTTAGTTTCATTCTTAGCTGTAGAAACTCCTTCCCTTCTCAGCCACTGTCAGATTGGTTAAGGTATACCAAGCAAATCTTCATTTAAAGAAGGACTGCATGTTTACACAGGGAAATTCTGATTTCTTTTGTGCTATTCATGTTTAACCCCTTTTCTTACATTCAGTTCAGTGGATTCCAGCCATGTTCAAAACAGGGTGGCCTCTATCCTGAACAAAACCCCTCAGCACACTTAGATGCAACTACCATAGTACATAAACCAAACTTTTTACCCACATAAGATCTGTGTTTTGTGGTGAAACACAGGATAGTGTTTCATGCTGAAAGTCAGCTGTGTGCTAGAATGATGTGTCTGGGTGAGGCCCTGACTACCTTTACAGGCAGCAAGTGAAGAAGGCATAACAAAGTATTATCACAAACAGACCTGAGCTAGAACTTCATCACTTGTCACTCTTGAAGGAACACAGGCTCACACTTTTTCCTTCACCCCTTCAGCCAGCCCGATCATTGTCAGTCAGTCCTAACAGATCtaagcaaggagctcctgaagCCATTGGCATCCCACACAAAATCAAAAGTTACCAAAGGTCATTTCCCCAATGTCTCTCAGAAGCAAAAGAGTTTATTGCAGTGGTGGGAATAAGCAAATGGGAGCTCCAACATGGAAGAGGGAAAACACCTCAGTTGTCATTGCtttaaagaaggaagaagacagAAGTCAATGTCTCATATCCTGTACAGAAATATCCAGGAAAACATACTCAGAAAGCAGAAATAACACTAAGAGAGTCATTGGAGCTCCTTGGAGAATCTCTGCAATTCAAAAGAAGGGGCCCTGGAAGTGAGCCATAGAAACTATTTCCAAAGACTTACTGGCAGCTTAAAGATTCTTATCTTCCACATCCTGCTAATGATTTAAGCTTCAATGTTTGATAAattccagtaaaaaaaaaattcagattCATAAAAGTAAAGATTTTAGACTTCCTACAGCGAGTCCAGAGTTCATTCACCCAAAAAATTAAGACTAATGAGATGCAGACTGATTCCACACGAGAATAAAGGTTTCATCTGTGAATTATCATCTTTCATCTGCTGTGTTTTTACCAAAGGAAGTTTGTCAGATCTATCTAGACATTTGCAGTTAATTCAAGCAACTGTGGCTGCTTCAGCATAAACTGATTTCCTGTCTGAACTTCCGGATGTCTCTGAAAAGAATTCAGCATTCATGGAGACAAGTTTTGTTAGCTAAGCACGTGATGACAAAAAGTTGGCAGTTTTTTGCTGTGTCTGATGGAAAAATATGATGGCAGCTTGCTGCAAAAATTCTGTTATGAAAATCTTCAAATGGCATTACTacccacaaaaaaacaaacccacgcTCCCACGCTTCTGCAGTCAACAACTTCTGCTAACAAAAGATCACTAATAATTATCACAGGAGCATAAGACATCACATCTCAAAGCAGATCGCTTCTATAAGCTTGTACCCAGTCTCTGATGGTCGTCTGGAGTGTCTCATTTACAgtaaaagacaacaaaaactCCCTTCATGAACAAATATAGGTTAACCTGTCCAACAGAAAACCCCTTATATAAGGGATATTATCAAAGTACAGAAACTATGCTCTCCCCAAAACCTTGGTTTACAACATATTTGTTATTAGTGGGCTTGGGTCTGAGATGTGTTGTCTGATTTTTGTCATTCCCTTTGTGAGCTGTTGCAATGTTGATTTAAACATACTTTCATCAAAACACCAAGCAAAGCTGTGCTACTGAGAGGTCAGCAGCCTACCTTCTGATAGGCCCCAGGCAAGTTGAGGTTGTAAGAGAATTCCACTTCTGATGGACTATGGGTCTCTTTTACAGATAATTTTACAGTCAGAGCATTTTATTGTCATCCAGCTAGAGTGCAATGCAACGGGAAAAATCTGATCTGGTTTTATACATCTGATGCTCCTCAGAGGTATATAAAAAGATTAATCAAAATGTAATATGTTCATCTGAAAACTGACTGAATTTGGCTGTGTGAGGAACTAGTTTGATTTATAACCTACCTGGAGGGCACCGGCTGCAGCATTTATTAAGTCCTTCATCATAGAATTCAGTGCTGGGATTTTTGCATTGTGCAGACTGTAGTTTCTAGGAGAAATTAATGGAAAAATTATGAGTCACAAATCTAATCTGACCCTAGAGACTCGAAGGAGACAAAGACTTAAAGATCAGTACCATTATAACCACCTTCCTTTCCAAGACACTGATATAGGTCTGATGAAACAGAAAGCGGCAGATGCTAAAAAGCTGAAGGAGAATGCACAGCTTATAAGCTACTTGAGACCATTTAGAGGCTCCTCTGCTATTCTAACATCTGTCACTTACCTCATATAGCAGGTCAAATGCAGAAGAAACTGTCATGAAATACAGTGTACCTAATTTTCTGCTCACACCAAATTCATTGAGCACTGCTCAATGAATTTAAGGAACAAGTGTCAAAATATCTGAGGACCTGCTATCTGTTTTCAAAGAGAGAAATACACTCATCCCAAGGAAAAAGGCTACTGCTAGGTAGTGCAAGTGTAGGAGTTTCCTGCTAGATCAGAAAGATGCAGCTCTAAAAGTGTCTGACACTGCTCAGTTTTCTGCAGTCTAAAGAGACTGCTCCATACACAATCTACACACATTTAGAGAAGTACATTTAAAGTATTATTAAAAGAGAAATCAAAACAGGAAGGACCTCTTTGGAAGCCAGTAATGAAAACATCCTTCCTCCTTACTGAAAATACTTGCAGATTATCTATTGTGTCTTCACATTACTGACAAAGTCCACTTACACTTCCCACTCTCA
It encodes:
- the TNFRSF1B gene encoding tumor necrosis factor receptor superfamily member 1B gives rise to the protein MGLRWALLVALLQAAGGRLFSICRFLFHQTYISVLERKVVIMKLQSAQCKNPSTEFYDEGLNKCCSRCPPGEYRTERCSHTADTKCSPCRPNTYTAVWNQSPQCFACSPPCRKGFVQSQACTRSQDRICSCPPNEWCILKISEDCKICQVHSKCGKGYRVSRRGTDSTDTECKPCPPGTFSREESYATSCIPHTVCKSVAVPGSSINDTVCSDSRTAVATALPHTILNLLLTQSSASNQPQIITRPVILNSVPEMSHIIGSVAGPLLLVLIIAGLGFCLVSKKKAPVCSPPTTKADLSSSPTEKEHDKKVRNTGLQNSSSSEQEEHHLLETSGSISSSPNNSTGSARVTVISSNNNGKKATEGFQQQHSNVDHCKLHSGDRHSSASSEHSGNGGTQVNVTCIVKVCSPDCSSQFPEQPSSTSMDCGNTLKHSPAGEKIPLSKEENLLKNETEIRISVENEGSLPQDLLLEETKFPQGIQDVKMKNS